In one Mycobacteroides chelonae genomic region, the following are encoded:
- a CDS encoding DHA2 family efflux MFS transporter permease subunit, with amino-acid sequence MGARKWLGLAAIALGVALIVVDTTIVNVIIPSIVRDLGVTSAQAQWVQESYAIVFAALLLLVGRFSDILGARRVFLTGVVIFGVTSLLAGMATTGSWLILARFLQGAGAALILPTSLALLNAQFTGKARGQAFAVWGSTIGAATALGPLLGGWLAEHASWRWAFGINIPLVAVICIGALAFIPRSPRTQARVDVAGAVFSILGLGLLAFGLIDGRTYGWVRSTEPFEVLGMRWTLDVSPVFVALVLAALSLIAFVIRQVTLTRDIDPAQPTTALMDVRLFSIGSFRNGNIATLIIGVGEFGIVAVLPLWLQFALGYSAVEAGLALVPIALGSFVASGASFAMTSRISALGLVRIGLALEALGLAALGYIARPDSTWWAIAAALFVYGIGIGFATAQVTNVVLADVPERSSGQGSGMQSVFRQLGSALGIAVLTTAFFSAISARLSSTLTSTGVPADQSDALTRAVVRSAGAAIDGFARQPQTEAVADAARQALAHGVELGSYLAAAFLTLGLAATFLISPATTTTSAQPR; translated from the coding sequence GTGGGTGCCCGCAAGTGGCTGGGCTTGGCCGCCATCGCATTGGGAGTGGCGCTGATCGTCGTCGATACGACGATTGTCAACGTCATCATCCCCTCGATCGTGCGCGACCTCGGCGTCACGTCGGCACAGGCGCAGTGGGTACAGGAGTCGTACGCAATCGTCTTCGCGGCGCTGCTGCTGCTTGTCGGACGATTCTCTGACATTCTCGGCGCCCGCCGCGTCTTCCTTACCGGGGTAGTGATTTTCGGTGTGACGAGCCTGCTGGCCGGTATGGCCACCACCGGAAGCTGGTTGATACTGGCCCGCTTCCTGCAAGGTGCCGGGGCGGCGCTGATCCTGCCGACGTCGCTTGCACTGCTCAATGCGCAGTTCACCGGAAAGGCCAGGGGCCAGGCGTTCGCCGTCTGGGGGTCGACCATCGGAGCCGCGACGGCCCTTGGTCCGCTGCTCGGCGGATGGCTCGCCGAACACGCCTCGTGGCGTTGGGCTTTCGGCATCAATATCCCGCTTGTCGCAGTGATCTGTATCGGCGCACTGGCGTTCATCCCCCGCTCACCGCGCACTCAGGCACGCGTGGATGTCGCCGGGGCGGTGTTCTCGATCCTCGGGCTGGGATTGCTTGCCTTCGGTCTGATTGACGGTCGCACCTACGGGTGGGTCCGCAGCACCGAGCCCTTCGAGGTGCTCGGCATGCGCTGGACGCTCGACGTGTCACCGGTTTTCGTCGCACTTGTCCTGGCAGCGCTGTCCCTCATCGCCTTTGTCATCCGCCAGGTCACGCTGACCCGCGATATCGATCCCGCACAGCCGACCACCGCACTGATGGACGTGCGGCTCTTCTCCATCGGCTCGTTCCGCAACGGCAATATCGCCACGCTGATCATCGGGGTGGGCGAATTCGGCATCGTGGCCGTCCTTCCGCTGTGGCTGCAGTTCGCGTTGGGATACAGCGCCGTTGAGGCGGGATTGGCTTTGGTACCCATTGCACTCGGCAGTTTCGTCGCCAGTGGCGCCAGTTTCGCTATGACGTCACGTATCTCGGCGTTGGGATTGGTGCGCATCGGGCTGGCACTGGAGGCACTGGGGTTGGCGGCGCTCGGCTACATCGCCCGGCCCGACAGCACCTGGTGGGCCATCGCGGCGGCGCTGTTCGTGTATGGGATCGGCATCGGATTCGCCACTGCTCAGGTGACCAACGTGGTGCTCGCCGATGTACCCGAACGTAGCTCCGGTCAAGGCTCGGGCATGCAAAGCGTGTTCCGGCAGCTGGGCTCGGCCCTCGGGATCGCCGTGCTGACGACGGCCTTCTTCAGCGCTATCAGCGCACGGCTCAGCAGCACTCTCACGTCCACCGGGGTGCCAGCCGATCAATCCGATGCGCTCACCCGTGCGGTCGTCCGCAGTGCGGGTGCTGCCATCGACGGGTTCGCGCGTCAACCCCAGACCGAGGCCGTCGCCGATGCCGCGCGCCAGGCGCTGGCCCATGGAGTCGAGTTGGGCAGTTACCTAGCCGCGGCGTTCCTCACGCTGGGACTTGCCGCGACATTTCTCATTTCACCGGCAACGACGACCACATCGGCGCAACCGCGCTAG
- a CDS encoding holo-ACP synthase, which produces MIVGIGIDLVTISEFGEQLASPGTAFGSAFTPGERRDAASKTGGEARYLAARWAAKEAVIKAWSGSRYSQRPVLPENIHRDIEVVTDTWGRPRIRLSGAIAEYLADMTVHVTLTHDGDTAAAFVVLEQEGETPS; this is translated from the coding sequence GTGATTGTCGGTATCGGGATCGACCTGGTCACCATCTCCGAGTTCGGAGAGCAACTAGCGAGTCCCGGAACGGCTTTCGGGTCCGCGTTCACGCCGGGGGAGCGGCGTGACGCGGCCTCGAAGACTGGTGGAGAGGCGCGCTACTTGGCTGCCCGCTGGGCCGCTAAGGAGGCCGTCATCAAGGCGTGGTCGGGGTCGCGGTACTCGCAGCGGCCGGTGTTACCGGAGAACATCCACCGGGACATCGAGGTCGTGACGGACACCTGGGGCCGCCCCCGTATACGGCTTTCCGGGGCGATCGCCGAGTACCTCGCCGATATGACGGTGCATGTGACTCTGACGCATGACGGCGACACCGCGGCGGCATTCGTCGTTCTGGAACAGGAAGGCGAAACGCCTTCCTAG
- a CDS encoding type I polyketide synthase — MTINEYDKVTSSEDPDANSAVDPGPSAGPALIDRLESGEPYAVAFGGQGSDWLDSLAELAASAGIESELATLAGEAELRLEPVAKELVVVRPVGFTPLTWVRALTAEEPVPAAAQLTSAAVSMPGVLLAQLAAVRALKIQGLDVAQLPPVAVIGHSQGVLAVEALKAHGDRDVELLAIAQLVGAAATLVARRRGIVVRGNRTPMVSVTNVDPERVKALLDEFAQDVRTVQPPALSIRNGRRSVVITGTPDQLSRFELYCEQIADREAAERKDKVRGGAVFSPVFDPVNVEVGFHTPRLADGVEIAGRWAAAAGLDVELTKALTEAILVTPVDWVNEVNHVADAGARWILDLGPGDLLTRLTAPVIRGLGIGIVPTATRGGQRNLFMHGAVPEVARAWTSFAPTVVSLPDGSVKLSTKFTRLTGRSPILLAGMTPTTVDAKIVAAAANAGHWSELAGGGQVTEEIFSSRIEELTTLLEPGRQIQFNSLFLDPYLWKLQVGSKRLVQKARQAGAPIDGVVVTAGIPELEEAVALIDELTDIGFAHIVFKPGTVEQIRSVVRIAAEVPTRPIIMHVEGGRAGGHHSWEDLDDLLLATYSELRSRSNITVCVGGGIGTPEQAAEYLSGRWALKFGFPLMPVDGILVGTAAMATLEATTSQSVKQMLVETQGTPEWVPAGKAQGGMASGRSQLGADIHEIDNAASRCGRLLDDVAGDADAVATRRDEIIAAMELTAKQYFGDVAEMTYAQWLNRYVELSIGDGDSTADTAVAHSPWLDITWRDRFEQMLKRAEARLHPKESGPVETLFADETLLERPADAIAALLRRYPEAAAIKLHPADVPFFVALCKTLGKPVNFVPVIDKDVRRWWRSDSLWQAHDARYTAEQVCIIPGTAAVAGITRVDEPVGELLNRFEQTAIDEVVATGAEPLPVRSRLRRRWDVEGPLATVLDAPDVLWSGRIAVNPVHRIAPDGAWQVFEDRTASHPSTGARLEVTGDDSVRLSVPLSGIWVDIDLTLPATTRDGGTPVVTTEAAGAAMRTVLAVAAGAEDPAGLPLVENGTARVVAQWDPERVADHTGVTAVLPAPLAPGSSTVPDALVGLCWPAVFAAIGDAKTADGTGVIEGLLSLVHLDHAAHLIAALPAEAAELSVTATASVATDTEVGRVVPVDVTVAAADGTVLATLQERFAILGRNGAAELTDPVRAGGALSEHEADTTRRRRRDAKIFAPTDMRAFAVVSGDHNPIHTDKSAALLAGLGSPIVHGMWLSAAAQHVVTSADGSSTPPRTLVGWTSRFLGMVQPGDEVDVRVDRVGIDSGAEVVEIQAKVGSDLVMSATARLAAPKTVYAFPGQGIQHKGMGMDVRSRSKAARKVWDNADKFTRERLGFSVLHVVKDNPTSLIAGGVHYQHPEGVLYLTQFTQVAMATLATAQIAEMKESGSFVEDAITCGHSVGEYTALATVSGVIPQDGLLEVVFHRGSAMHDIVPRDEQGRSNYRLAAIRPSQIGLEDADVSAFVAGIAEHSGEFLQIVNFNLRGSQYAIAGTVRGLELLEAEVEKRREEFGGRRSFIMVPGIDVPFHSEVLRVGVAEFRRSLERVLPMDGDPNLIIGKYIPNLVPKPFTLDREFIQEIRDLVPAEPLDEVLADYDTWRNEKPVLLCRKVLIELLAWQFASPVRWIETQDLLFTEEAAGGLGVERFVEVGVKSMPTVAGLANNTLKLPEYSHSSIEVLNVERDHAVLFGTDSDPEPEPEIEEPAESTAAAASAEAAPAAAPAAPAAPSGGPRPEDIGFDASDATLALIALSTKMRIDQIEPVDSIESLTDGASSRRNQLLVDLGSELNLSAIDGAAEADLSGLRVQVTKLARTYKPFGPVLSDSINDQLKTVFGPSGKRPAAIAERITKTWELGPGWVKHVTVELALGTREGTSVRGGDLGGLAPSTLADGNAVDAAIDAGVAAVAARRGVGVSLPSAGGGGGATVDAAALSEFTDQITGRDGVLASAARLVLDQLGLSAPIATSDGATDTELIELVSAELGSDWPRLVAPSFDGKKAVLFDDRWASAREDLARLWITEEGEIDSQWAQLAESFEGAGHAVGAQANWWQGKSLAQGRNVHASLYGRIAAGAESPEQGKWGGEVAVVTGASKGSIAASVVAALLSGGATVVATTSRLDEDRLAFYRNLYRESARFGAKLWVVPANMASYADIDALVQWVGTEQSESLGPMSIHLKDAQTPTLLFPFAAPKVVGDLSEAGSRAEMEMKVLLWAVQRLIGGLSAIGAERDIASRLHVVLPGSPNRGMFGGDGAYGESKAALDALVTRWKAESSWASRVSLAHALIGWTRGTGLMGHNDAIVTAVEEAGVTTYSTADMASMLLALCSPEARVQAAQTPVEKDLTGGLAEVELDMAELAAKAREDMEAKAKAEAAASAEEEDDPNLIAALPSPPRGYTSTLPPEWADLDVDPADLVVIVGGGELGPLGSSRTRYEMEVDDELSAAGVLELAWTTGLVKWEDDPEAGWYDTESGELVPESELVERYHDKVVANIGVREFVDDGAIDPDHASPLLVSVFLDKDFTFTVSTEAEAREFVKWDPEHTVIQPLADGSDWQVTRKSGTEVRVPRKTKLSRTVGAQIPTGFDPTVWGITPDMVSSIDRVALWNMVATVDAFLSAGFTPTELMRWVHPSQVANTQGTGMGGMTSMQTMYHGNLLGRNKPNDILQEVLPNVVAAHVVQSYVGSYGSMIHPVAACATAAVSVEEGVDKIRLGKAHLALAGGFDDLTLEAIIGFGDMAATADTEMMRAKGIADKRFSRANDRRRLGFVEAQGGGSVLLARGDLALKMGLPVLAVVAYAQSFGDGVHTSIPAPGLGALAAGRGGRDSDLARSLNKLGVTADDIAVISKHDTSTLANDPNETELHERLAASLGRSDGAPLFVISQKNLTGHAKGGAAVFQMLGLCQVLRDGVIPPNRSLDCVDDELATSQHFVWLRESLPLKEKLPLKAGLVTSLGFGHVSGLVALVHPQAFIASLRPEDREDYEKRSRGRVLAGQRRLASAMAGGRPMYERPDGRRFDHDHDESEKRQEASMLLDPGSRLSEDEVYHR; from the coding sequence GTGACGATCAACGAATACGACAAGGTGACCAGCTCTGAGGACCCCGACGCGAACAGTGCGGTCGATCCCGGTCCCAGCGCGGGTCCCGCGCTGATCGACCGCCTGGAGTCCGGTGAGCCCTACGCAGTGGCCTTCGGCGGCCAGGGCAGCGACTGGCTGGACTCGCTCGCGGAGCTGGCGGCCTCGGCCGGTATCGAATCGGAGCTCGCCACCCTTGCCGGCGAGGCTGAGCTGCGCCTGGAGCCCGTCGCCAAGGAACTCGTGGTGGTGCGCCCGGTCGGCTTCACGCCGCTCACCTGGGTGCGTGCGCTGACTGCTGAGGAGCCGGTACCCGCCGCTGCCCAGCTGACCTCGGCCGCGGTCTCCATGCCCGGCGTGCTGCTGGCCCAGCTGGCCGCTGTCCGCGCGCTGAAGATCCAGGGCCTGGATGTGGCCCAGCTTCCGCCTGTCGCCGTCATCGGGCACTCGCAGGGCGTGCTCGCCGTTGAGGCGCTCAAGGCGCACGGCGATCGCGATGTCGAGCTGCTGGCCATCGCCCAGCTCGTGGGTGCGGCGGCCACCTTGGTCGCGCGCCGCCGCGGCATTGTGGTGCGCGGTAACCGCACCCCGATGGTGTCGGTGACCAATGTCGACCCCGAGCGCGTCAAGGCGCTCCTCGACGAGTTCGCCCAGGATGTCCGTACCGTGCAGCCGCCCGCGCTGTCCATCCGCAACGGTCGCCGCTCCGTTGTCATCACCGGTACCCCCGATCAGCTGTCGCGTTTTGAGCTCTACTGCGAGCAGATCGCCGATCGCGAGGCCGCCGAGCGTAAGGACAAGGTGCGCGGAGGCGCGGTGTTCAGCCCGGTCTTCGACCCGGTCAACGTGGAGGTGGGCTTCCACACTCCGCGTCTGGCCGACGGTGTCGAGATCGCCGGCCGCTGGGCGGCCGCCGCGGGACTGGACGTCGAGCTGACCAAGGCACTGACCGAGGCCATTCTCGTCACCCCGGTGGACTGGGTGAACGAGGTGAACCACGTCGCCGACGCCGGCGCCCGCTGGATCCTAGATCTTGGTCCCGGAGACCTGCTGACCCGGCTGACCGCGCCGGTGATCCGTGGCCTGGGGATCGGGATTGTGCCCACCGCCACGCGCGGGGGTCAGCGCAACCTGTTCATGCACGGCGCGGTTCCCGAGGTTGCCCGGGCCTGGACCAGCTTCGCGCCCACCGTGGTGTCGCTGCCCGACGGTTCGGTCAAGCTTTCCACCAAGTTCACCCGCCTCACCGGACGTTCGCCCATCCTGTTGGCGGGTATGACGCCGACAACGGTTGACGCCAAAATTGTTGCGGCCGCTGCGAACGCGGGTCACTGGTCCGAGCTTGCCGGCGGTGGGCAGGTCACCGAGGAGATCTTCAGCAGCCGCATCGAAGAGCTGACCACCCTGCTCGAACCCGGTCGCCAGATCCAGTTCAACTCATTGTTCCTGGATCCCTACCTGTGGAAACTGCAGGTGGGCTCGAAACGCTTGGTGCAGAAGGCCCGTCAGGCCGGTGCGCCGATCGACGGTGTCGTGGTGACCGCAGGCATTCCCGAGCTGGAAGAAGCCGTCGCACTCATCGACGAACTCACCGACATCGGCTTCGCCCATATCGTGTTCAAGCCGGGCACGGTTGAGCAGATCCGCTCGGTGGTGCGTATCGCCGCCGAGGTGCCCACCCGGCCGATCATCATGCACGTCGAGGGTGGCCGCGCCGGAGGGCACCACTCCTGGGAAGACCTGGACGACCTGCTGCTGGCCACATATTCGGAGCTGCGCTCGCGTTCCAACATCACCGTCTGTGTCGGTGGTGGAATCGGAACTCCCGAGCAAGCTGCCGAATACCTCAGTGGCCGTTGGGCGTTGAAGTTCGGTTTCCCGTTGATGCCGGTCGACGGCATCCTCGTCGGTACCGCGGCCATGGCCACGCTGGAGGCCACCACCTCGCAGTCGGTCAAGCAGATGCTTGTCGAGACCCAGGGCACGCCTGAATGGGTTCCCGCCGGAAAAGCCCAGGGCGGCATGGCCTCCGGGCGCAGCCAGCTGGGCGCCGACATCCACGAGATCGACAACGCGGCCTCGCGCTGCGGCCGCTTGCTCGACGATGTCGCCGGTGATGCCGACGCGGTGGCCACGCGTCGCGACGAGATCATCGCCGCGATGGAGCTGACCGCCAAGCAGTACTTCGGCGATGTGGCCGAAATGACGTATGCGCAGTGGCTGAACCGCTATGTGGAGCTGTCCATCGGTGACGGCGACAGCACCGCCGATACCGCCGTGGCGCACTCGCCGTGGCTGGACATCACGTGGCGCGATCGCTTCGAGCAGATGCTCAAGCGCGCAGAGGCGCGGTTGCACCCCAAGGAATCCGGTCCCGTCGAGACGCTGTTCGCCGACGAGACGCTGCTGGAACGCCCTGCCGATGCCATCGCGGCACTGCTGCGGCGCTACCCCGAGGCGGCGGCCATCAAGCTGCACCCGGCCGACGTCCCCTTCTTCGTCGCGCTGTGCAAGACACTGGGTAAGCCCGTCAACTTCGTACCCGTCATCGACAAGGATGTGCGTCGTTGGTGGCGCAGCGACTCCCTGTGGCAGGCCCACGACGCGCGCTACACCGCTGAGCAGGTATGCATCATCCCCGGCACCGCCGCGGTGGCCGGGATCACCCGGGTCGACGAGCCGGTGGGCGAGCTGCTCAACCGTTTCGAGCAGACCGCGATCGACGAGGTCGTGGCAACCGGCGCCGAACCGTTGCCGGTGCGCTCGCGGCTGCGTCGCCGCTGGGATGTCGAGGGCCCATTGGCGACCGTCCTGGATGCCCCAGATGTGCTGTGGTCCGGGCGAATTGCCGTCAACCCGGTGCATCGGATCGCCCCGGATGGTGCCTGGCAGGTCTTCGAGGACCGCACCGCGTCGCACCCGTCGACCGGTGCACGCCTGGAGGTCACCGGCGACGACTCGGTGCGTCTGAGCGTGCCGCTGTCCGGCATCTGGGTCGACATCGATCTGACCTTGCCTGCCACCACTCGCGACGGTGGTACCCCGGTGGTCACCACTGAAGCTGCGGGCGCCGCCATGCGGACCGTGCTCGCGGTTGCCGCTGGCGCCGAGGATCCGGCCGGCCTTCCGCTGGTGGAAAACGGTACGGCACGTGTTGTCGCACAGTGGGATCCGGAGCGCGTTGCCGACCACACCGGCGTTACCGCCGTCCTTCCGGCGCCGCTGGCGCCCGGGTCGTCGACCGTGCCCGACGCGCTGGTCGGCCTGTGCTGGCCCGCGGTGTTCGCCGCGATCGGCGATGCCAAGACCGCGGACGGTACGGGCGTCATCGAGGGTCTGCTCTCGCTGGTGCACCTGGACCATGCCGCCCACCTGATCGCCGCTCTCCCCGCCGAAGCAGCCGAACTGTCTGTTACCGCAACGGCTTCTGTGGCGACCGACACCGAGGTCGGCCGGGTTGTGCCGGTTGACGTGACCGTGGCGGCAGCGGATGGCACCGTGTTGGCGACGCTGCAGGAGCGCTTTGCGATTCTGGGCCGCAACGGGGCGGCCGAACTCACCGACCCGGTCCGTGCCGGTGGTGCGCTTTCCGAGCACGAGGCGGACACCACTCGTCGCCGCCGTCGTGACGCAAAGATTTTCGCGCCCACCGACATGCGGGCGTTCGCGGTGGTTTCGGGCGACCACAACCCGATCCACACCGATAAGTCGGCCGCGCTGCTGGCCGGACTGGGATCACCGATCGTGCATGGCATGTGGCTTTCGGCCGCCGCGCAGCACGTGGTCACCTCGGCCGATGGCTCCAGCACTCCGCCGCGCACACTGGTCGGTTGGACCTCGCGATTCCTGGGGATGGTGCAGCCGGGAGACGAGGTTGACGTTCGGGTTGACCGTGTCGGAATCGATTCCGGTGCAGAGGTTGTAGAGATCCAAGCCAAGGTCGGCAGCGACCTGGTGATGTCTGCGACCGCTCGGCTCGCAGCCCCCAAGACGGTGTACGCCTTCCCGGGGCAGGGCATCCAGCACAAGGGCATGGGTATGGACGTGCGTTCACGTTCCAAGGCCGCCCGCAAGGTCTGGGACAACGCCGACAAGTTCACCCGCGAGCGTCTCGGCTTCTCCGTGCTGCATGTGGTCAAGGACAACCCGACGAGCCTCATCGCCGGTGGCGTTCACTACCAGCACCCCGAGGGCGTGCTGTACCTGACGCAGTTCACCCAGGTGGCGATGGCCACTCTGGCCACCGCGCAGATTGCCGAGATGAAGGAATCCGGTTCGTTCGTCGAGGATGCGATCACGTGTGGTCACTCCGTCGGCGAGTACACCGCGCTGGCGACCGTCAGTGGCGTCATTCCGCAGGATGGTCTGCTCGAGGTGGTGTTCCACCGCGGGTCGGCGATGCACGACATCGTGCCGCGAGATGAGCAGGGGCGCAGCAACTACCGCCTCGCCGCGATCCGCCCGTCGCAGATCGGGCTGGAGGACGCCGATGTCAGCGCGTTCGTCGCGGGGATCGCCGAACACAGCGGAGAATTCCTGCAGATCGTGAACTTCAACCTGCGGGGCTCGCAGTACGCCATCGCCGGAACAGTGCGCGGCCTGGAGCTGCTGGAGGCCGAGGTCGAGAAGCGTCGCGAAGAGTTCGGTGGCCGGCGCTCCTTCATCATGGTGCCGGGCATCGACGTGCCGTTCCACTCCGAGGTGCTGCGGGTCGGCGTTGCCGAATTCCGCCGTTCACTGGAGCGGGTGCTGCCCATGGACGGCGACCCGAACCTGATCATCGGGAAGTACATCCCGAACCTGGTGCCCAAGCCGTTCACCCTGGATCGCGAATTCATCCAGGAGATCCGGGATCTGGTTCCCGCCGAACCGCTCGACGAGGTGCTGGCTGATTACGACACCTGGCGCAACGAGAAGCCGGTGTTGTTGTGCCGCAAGGTGCTTATCGAGCTGCTCGCCTGGCAGTTCGCCAGCCCGGTGCGGTGGATCGAGACCCAGGATCTGCTGTTCACCGAGGAGGCCGCCGGCGGCCTTGGTGTGGAGCGCTTCGTTGAGGTGGGCGTGAAGTCCATGCCGACCGTCGCCGGTCTGGCCAACAACACCCTGAAACTGCCCGAGTACAGCCACAGTTCGATCGAGGTGCTCAACGTCGAGCGCGATCACGCGGTGCTGTTCGGAACGGACAGCGATCCCGAGCCCGAGCCTGAAATCGAGGAGCCCGCGGAAAGCACCGCGGCCGCGGCGTCTGCCGAGGCTGCACCGGCCGCGGCACCTGCCGCTCCTGCGGCGCCGTCGGGCGGCCCGCGTCCGGAGGACATCGGCTTCGACGCCTCCGATGCGACGCTTGCGCTGATCGCGCTCTCGACGAAGATGCGCATCGATCAGATCGAGCCGGTGGACTCCATCGAGAGCCTCACCGACGGTGCGTCCTCGCGTCGTAACCAGCTGCTGGTCGACCTGGGCTCCGAGCTGAACCTGAGCGCTATCGACGGTGCCGCCGAGGCGGACCTGTCCGGATTGCGGGTGCAGGTCACCAAATTGGCGCGTACCTACAAGCCGTTCGGCCCAGTGCTTTCGGACTCGATCAACGATCAGCTCAAGACGGTCTTCGGCCCCTCGGGTAAGCGTCCGGCCGCCATCGCCGAGCGGATCACCAAGACTTGGGAACTGGGTCCGGGCTGGGTCAAGCACGTGACGGTCGAGTTGGCGCTGGGCACCCGTGAGGGCACCAGCGTCCGCGGTGGCGACCTCGGCGGCCTGGCACCCAGCACGCTGGCGGACGGTAATGCCGTCGATGCCGCGATCGACGCCGGTGTTGCGGCAGTGGCCGCGCGCCGTGGCGTCGGGGTATCTCTGCCCTCGGCCGGTGGAGGCGGCGGTGCGACCGTCGACGCTGCCGCGCTGAGCGAGTTCACCGACCAGATCACCGGTCGCGACGGCGTTCTCGCCTCGGCTGCACGTCTGGTGCTCGACCAGCTGGGTCTGTCGGCCCCGATCGCCACCTCGGACGGTGCGACCGATACCGAGCTCATCGAGCTGGTTTCGGCCGAATTAGGTTCGGACTGGCCGCGTTTGGTGGCGCCGAGCTTCGACGGTAAGAAGGCCGTGCTGTTCGACGACCGCTGGGCCAGCGCCCGCGAGGATCTGGCGCGCCTGTGGATCACCGAGGAAGGTGAGATCGACAGCCAGTGGGCACAGTTGGCCGAAAGCTTCGAAGGTGCCGGGCATGCCGTTGGCGCTCAGGCCAATTGGTGGCAGGGCAAGTCGCTGGCACAGGGCCGCAACGTGCACGCCTCGCTGTACGGGCGGATCGCCGCCGGCGCTGAGAGCCCCGAGCAGGGCAAGTGGGGCGGCGAGGTCGCGGTGGTGACGGGTGCTTCCAAGGGCTCGATCGCCGCATCCGTGGTCGCGGCGCTGCTGTCCGGTGGCGCGACGGTCGTCGCCACCACCTCGCGTCTTGACGAGGACCGGCTGGCGTTCTACCGCAACCTGTACCGCGAAAGTGCGCGGTTCGGCGCCAAGCTGTGGGTCGTACCGGCCAACATGGCCTCGTACGCCGATATCGACGCGCTGGTGCAGTGGGTGGGCACCGAGCAGTCCGAAAGCCTTGGGCCGATGTCGATCCACCTCAAGGACGCGCAGACCCCGACGCTGTTGTTCCCGTTCGCCGCACCGAAGGTGGTCGGGGATCTGTCGGAAGCCGGTTCGCGTGCCGAGATGGAGATGAAGGTGCTGTTGTGGGCCGTGCAGCGGCTCATCGGTGGCTTGTCGGCCATTGGCGCTGAGCGCGATATCGCCTCGCGTCTGCATGTGGTGTTGCCGGGTTCGCCGAACCGCGGCATGTTCGGTGGCGACGGTGCATACGGCGAGTCCAAGGCGGCGCTCGATGCACTGGTCACCCGCTGGAAGGCGGAGTCGTCGTGGGCGTCGCGAGTCAGCCTGGCGCACGCGCTGATCGGCTGGACCCGTGGCACCGGGCTGATGGGTCACAACGACGCCATCGTCACCGCCGTCGAAGAGGCGGGAGTCACCACGTACTCCACCGCGGACATGGCATCCATGCTGCTGGCGCTGTGCTCACCTGAAGCACGCGTGCAGGCCGCACAGACACCGGTCGAGAAGGACCTCACCGGTGGGCTGGCCGAGGTCGAACTCGACATGGCCGAGCTGGCCGCCAAGGCCCGCGAGGACATGGAGGCCAAGGCGAAGGCCGAGGCCGCCGCGTCCGCCGAGGAGGAGGACGACCCGAACCTCATTGCGGCACTGCCGTCTCCGCCGCGCGGTTACACCTCGACGCTGCCTCCGGAATGGGCCGACCTCGACGTCGACCCGGCCGATCTGGTGGTCATCGTCGGCGGTGGCGAGCTGGGCCCGCTGGGCTCCTCGCGGACTCGCTACGAGATGGAGGTCGACGACGAACTGTCGGCCGCCGGCGTGCTGGAACTCGCGTGGACCACCGGACTGGTCAAGTGGGAGGACGATCCCGAGGCCGGTTGGTACGACACCGAATCCGGTGAACTGGTGCCGGAATCGGAGTTGGTGGAGCGTTACCACGACAAGGTGGTCGCCAACATCGGTGTCCGCGAGTTCGTCGACGACGGTGCGATCGACCCCGATCACGCTTCGCCACTGCTGGTTTCGGTGTTCCTGGACAAGGACTTCACCTTCACGGTGTCGACCGAGGCCGAGGCTCGCGAGTTCGTGAAGTGGGACCCCGAGCACACGGTGATCCAGCCGTTGGCCGATGGCAGCGACTGGCAGGTAACCCGCAAGTCGGGTACCGAGGTTCGGGTGCCGCGCAAGACCAAGCTGTCGCGGACCGTCGGTGCCCAGATTCCGACCGGTTTCGATCCCACCGTCTGGGGCATCACGCCGGACATGGTCAGTTCCATCGACCGGGTGGCGCTGTGGAACATGGTCGCGACGGTGGATGCGTTCCTGTCGGCGGGCTTCACCCCGACCGAGCTGATGCGCTGGGTGCACCCGAGCCAGGTGGCCAACACCCAGGGCACCGGTATGGGCGGCATGACCTCGATGCAGACCATGTACCACGGAAACCTGCTGGGCCGTAACAAGCCGAACGACATCCTGCAGGAAGTGCTGCCGAACGTCGTTGCCGCGCATGTGGTGCAGTCCTACGTCGGTTCCTACGGCTCGATGATCCACCCGGTGGCCGCGTGCGCCACCGCGGCGGTGTCCGTCGAGGAAGGCGTCGACAAGATCCGCCTCGGCAAGGCACATCTGGCACTGGCCGGCGGGTTCGACGACCTGACGCTGGAGGCCATCATCGGCTTCGGCGACATGGCCGCGACCGCCGACACCGAGATGATGCGAGCCAAGGGCATTGCGGACAAGCGGTTCTCGCGGGCCAATGACCGTCGTCGCCTCGGGTTCGTCGAGGCGCAGGGCGGCGGCAGCGTGCTGCTGGCACGCGGTGATCTGGCGCTCAAGATGGGTCTGCCGGTGCTCGCGGTGGTCGCGTACGCACAGTCGTTCGGTGACGGTGTGCACACCTCCATCCCGGCTCCGGGTCTGGGCGCGCTCGCGGCCGGACGCGGTGGCAGGGATTCGGATCTGGCGCGCTCGCTGAACAAGCTGGGCGTGACCGCCGATGACATCGCCGTCATCTCCAAGCACGACACGTCAACGCTCGCCAACGATCCCAACGAGACCGAGCTGCATGAGCGGCTCGCCGCCTCGCTCGGGCGCTCGGATGGTGCGCCGCTGTTCGTCATCTCGCAGAAGAACCTGACCGGCCACGCCAAGGGCGGCGCCGCGGTGTTCCAGATGCTTGGCCTGTGCCAGGTGCTGCGCGACGGCGTCATTCCGCCGAACCGCAGCCTGGACTGTGTCGACGATGAACTGGCCACCAGCCAGCACTTCGTGTGGCTGCGCGAGTCGCTGCCGCTCAAGGAGAAGCTGCCGTTGAAGGCGGGTCTGGTGACAAGCCTGGGCTTCGGTCACGTGTCGGGTCTGGTCGCGCTGGTGCATCCGCAGGCGTTCATCGCCTCGCTGCGTCCGGAGGATCGTGAAGATTACGAGAAGCGCTCGCGTGGGCGTGTTCTCGCCGGACAGCGTCGCCTGGCCTCCGCCATGGCCGGCGGCCGCCCGATGTACGAGCGGCCGGACGGACGTCGCTTCGACCATGACCACGATGAGTCGGAGAAGCGCCAGGAAGCGTCGATGCTGCTTGATCCAGGTTCGCGCCTGAGTGAGGACGAGGTCTACCACCGGTGA